The genomic window TTCCGGCGCGATGCCGGGGCCCTGGTCGGTCACCTCGATGGCCATGTACGGGCCCAGCTTGCGCAGGCCCACCGTCACCGGGGCGCCGTCCGGGCTGAACTTGATGGCGTTGCTGACCAGGTTGGCGATGGCCCGCACCAGCAGCGCCGGCACGGCGCGCAGCGACACCCCGTCGCCGTCCAGGTCCAGCCGCAGTTCGATGCCGCGCGACTTGGCCAGCGCCCACATCTCGTCCGTGGCATCCAGCACCAGCGCGGTCAGGTCCGCGTCGGCGAACGGCAGGCTTTGCGATTCGGCCTGGGCCAGCCGGATGAAATCGTCGGCCAGCGCCAGCGTGCGGTGGGCGTGCTCGCCGATGCGGCCCAGCAGCTCGGCCTGCGGCAGCGCCCGCTCCGGGCGCGATTGCAGGTCAATCAGCGCCAGGATCGACGCCTGGGGCGAACGCATGTCGTGCGACAGGAAGTGCAGCGTCTGCTCGCGCTGGCGCTCGGCGCGGCGCACGGCCGTGATGTCGACCAGCGTGACGATGACGCCGGCCGGGCGGCCCGTCTCGCCGTGCAGCGGCGCGCCGTGCAGCAGGTAGCGGCGGTCATCCTCGGTGGCCAGCTCCACGCCGTGCGAATCGGATGACGACGTGACCGGCGCGTCGGCGTCCAGCGCGCCGCACAGCGCATCCCAGTACGCCAGCCCCGGGCCGGGCACGGGAAACAGTGTCTCGATCACGTCCGGCAGGCCGGGACGGCCCAGCCCGCCGTAGATGTCCGCGTAGGCGTCGCCGCCCATGCCCGCCGCCGACGGCGGCTGCGGCAGGTCGTTGATGCCCCGCAGCACGGCCGGCACCAGCGCCACGGCGCGGCGGTTGGCCACCAGGATGCCGCCGTCGAGATCGCAGATCACGGTGGCCTCGGGCAGGCTCTCCAGGCCGTCGGACAGGAAGCGCCGCATGTCGCGCAGCCGCGACGTCATGTCGTACACCGCCTGCATGCGGCCGTCCAGCGAATGGTCGACGCGCGCCGGCACGCCCGGCAGCCCCGGCTCGCGCACCAGCCGCGCCAGTTCCTCGGACAGGAACCGCAGCGCGGCCTCCTGGCGCCGCCAGCTCCAGATCGGATAGACGAGCAGGCAGCCGAACACGGCCGCCGACGGCGCGAACCATAGCTGCAGGCTGCCCATGAGCATGATGCTGCCGCCGACCAGCGCGGCCACCAGCACGGCCACGGCCACCAGCGCGTCGCGCGGCGTCAGCATCCAGACGGCCAGCGCCGCCAGCGTCACGGGCACCAGCGTGGCCAGCCAGCGCACCAGCATCGGCACGCGCGCGATGCCCGGGCCGCCGCGCAGCGCCTCGGGCATGTTGGCCACGGCAAAGTCCAGCACGGCCAGGTCGGCCCGCTCGAAGCCGTTGAAGCGCACCACCAGCGTGGTCAGCACGATGACGGCGGCCAGCATCAGCACCCATTCCACGCGGGTGCGGCGATGGAAGACGACGGCGGCCGGATCGGCGGGGGCGCGGCGGGCCATCACCGCCCGGCGCTCCCGGCGGCGGCGCCGCGGCTAGGCATCGGTGGCATCGGTAGCATCGGTGGCACCGGCGGCCTCGAACCGATAGCCGTGCGAGTAGACCGAGCTGAGCCGCACGCCGTTCTCGGGCCGCAGCGCCAGCTTGATGCGCAGCCGCGACACGTGGGTGTCGAGCGTGCGCGAGCCGGCATCCATCGCCCGGCCCCAGACGGCCTGCTCGATCACCTCGCGCGACATCAGCCGGCCGATATTGCGGAACAGGAACAGCGCCAGGTCGAACTCGCGCGGCGACAGGTCGGCCAGTTGGCCGTCCACTGCGACGGTGCGGCGCCGGGCATCCACCACGTAGTGGCCCTGGCGGATCAGCTCGTCGTCGTGCATGGCCTCCGGATACGCCCGGCGCAGCAGCGCGCGCACGCGGGCGATGAACTCGGCCGGGCGCAGCGGCTTGGCCAGGTAGTCGTCGGCGCCCACGCTCAGGCCCGCGACGATGTCGGCCTCGTCGATCCGGCTGGTCAGGAACAGGATGGGCGGCAGGCGGCCCGAGTGCTGGCGCACCCAGCTCACCAGCTCGTAGCCGCTGGTATCGGGCAGTTGCCAGTCCATCAGCACCAGGTCGAACGCCTGGTCGCGCAGCGCGCGCAGGAACGCGGCGCCCGTGGCAAAGCTCGTGCAGCGGTAGCCCGCCTCTTCGAGCAGTTGCCGGATCTGGTCGGCCTGTGCGGGATCGTCCTCGACTGAGGCAATTCTCATCTACTTCCCTCTGGTGACTGCGGCCGGTGTCTGGCGCGGCGGCGTCATGTTACCGAAACGCGCCATGGCGCGTCGAGGCTACATTGGAGGGGGGCCACCCATGCGGGTGTTGCAGGCGCGCCGCAGACTGCCGCCTGGACGGCGCGCGCCTTGCGGGCGTAATGAAAACCTGAGCCGCCATGCGCGGATGGCGCATGGCGGAGCGGCGGCACCGGCACATGGCCGGCCCGGCCTATTGCAGCATGTACGTCTCGTATTCCAGCCGGTCGAGCTTGCGGTCCAGCAGGTACAGCGCCAGCGCCACCACGATCAGCAGCGACACTGCGAAGCCGTAGCCGTACCAGGCCGGCCCCAGCGACAGCGTCAGCCGGGTCAGCGCGAAGTTCAGCACCACGAACGTACCCGTCAGCAGCAGCACCTCGCGCCGGCGGTCCAGGTAGAAGTAGATGTTCAGCACGCCCAGCAGCACCACCTGCAGGCTGGCGCCGATCACGTCCACGTACAGCAGCGGCAGATACAGCTCGGAGATGCCCAGCAGCCGCAGCAGCCAGCCGCCCACCACGAACAGCAGCAGCGACGCGATGGCCTGCACCTTGACGATCTCGTACAGCCCCAGCCGGATGGTCTGGACCATCGTGTTGCGCATGTCCTCGATGTGCTCCAGCGAGCTGCCGCCGCGCACCGCGTTGTAGAACGCGTCGTAGTACTCGACGAAGTCGGTCTCGATCCGCACCAGGAACACGGCCATGCCCGGGATGATCGCCAGGTAGGCCAGGAACACCGGGATGTCGTAGATGATCGACGCATGCAGCGGCCCGATCACGGGCTGGCCCGTGGACGGCGCGTACCAGAACATGAACTTGTCGATCCAGATGCCCAGGTTGTAGAACAGGCCGATGGCCACCAGGCTCGGGTAGGCGTAGCGGCGCTGGAAGACCTCGAACGACATGAACCGGTGGCTCGTGTAGTTGCGGTAGATCAGCGTGATCATGCCCACCAGCAGGCAAAGCTGGCCGAACACGAAGCCGCCCAGCAGCCCTTCCAGCCCGTGCGTGCGCAGCGCCAGCGCCGTGAGCACCGTGATCGTGTAGCCCACGGCGAACGTCCAGACGATGGCCTTGTACTGCTTCATGCCCGACAGGAAGATGGCTGCGATCCAGATGTTGCTCATGATGACGAAGCCGGCAATCATCAGCAGCCGGTACAGCACCGACTGGTCGTCGAACGCCCACACCGCGCAGGCCAGGCCGATGGCGCCGGCCAGCCCGGTGCACAGCAGCGCCACCGCGTGGTAGTTCGACAGCACCATGTCCGCGCGCTTCTCGAACAGGCGGTCGGACGTGAAGCGCGTGAACGACAGCTGCATCGGCCCGGTCAGTATCAGGCTGCACGCGATCAGGTACGTGACCGACACCTGGAACTGCGTGATCAGCGCCCCCGGCACGACCCAGCCGATCGACATCATGCCGATCAGCAGGATGCCCAGGATCGACAGCACCCACGGGCCCGAGCTGATGACGCCCGCGTAGGCGTAGGCGCTGAGCATGCCCGACAGGCTGTCCCGCCGGAGCATCTTGCGAAGTTCGAATCCAATGCCGGCCATGTCAGCGTCCTCCCCCGTGCACCGGGCACTTCGCGGGGCTGGCGCCACGCTCGCGGCGCGCGCCGTCGGGCATCGCCATCAGGTCCGTATAGAGCGTGCGGTAGCTGCCCACCATCTGTTCCTGCGTGTAGTACTTCTCCACCCGCGCGATGCCCGATGCCTGGGCCGCCTGCCAGCGCTGCGGATGCTGCAGCAGCCCCAGCGCGGCGGTGGCCAGCGCGGCCGGATCGGCAATGCGCACCACGTCGCCGGCCGCGCCCAGCGCGGCGTCCTCGCCGGGCAGGCCGTAGACCAGCTCGCTGCACGAGCCCACGTCCGTCGTCACGCACGGCACGCCGGCTGCAAAGCCTTCCAGCACCACCAGCGGCAGCGCCTCGGAGATCGAGCTCAGGATCAGCACGCCCACCTTCGGCAGCAGGTCGTCGATCTTCTGGAAGCCCAGGAACCTGACCTTGTCGCCCAGCCCCAGGCTCTCGGCCAGGCTGCGGCATTCGCGCGCGTACTCGGGGTCCTCGTCCTCCGGCCCGGCAATCCAGCCCTCGGCGTCGGGGTACTCGCGCACCACGGTCAGCATGGCGCGGATGAAGGTCTTGATGTCCTTGATCGGCACCACGCGGCCGATCAGGCACAGCACGGGTGGCACGCCGGGCGCGCGCCTGTCGCGCAGGGCGGCCAGGCGCGGCAGGTTGATGCCGTTCGGGATATTGCGCGTGCGCTCGGCCAGCGCGCCGTCCAGCACCTGGCGACGCCGGTTGCCCTCGTAGAGCGCGGTGATCTCGTCGCCGGCC from Cupriavidus pauculus includes these protein-coding regions:
- a CDS encoding sensor histidine kinase, giving the protein MARRAPADPAAVVFHRRTRVEWVLMLAAVIVLTTLVVRFNGFERADLAVLDFAVANMPEALRGGPGIARVPMLVRWLATLVPVTLAALAVWMLTPRDALVAVAVLVAALVGGSIMLMGSLQLWFAPSAAVFGCLLVYPIWSWRRQEAALRFLSEELARLVREPGLPGVPARVDHSLDGRMQAVYDMTSRLRDMRRFLSDGLESLPEATVICDLDGGILVANRRAVALVPAVLRGINDLPQPPSAAGMGGDAYADIYGGLGRPGLPDVIETLFPVPGPGLAYWDALCGALDADAPVTSSSDSHGVELATEDDRRYLLHGAPLHGETGRPAGVIVTLVDITAVRRAERQREQTLHFLSHDMRSPQASILALIDLQSRPERALPQAELLGRIGEHAHRTLALADDFIRLAQAESQSLPFADADLTALVLDATDEMWALAKSRGIELRLDLDGDGVSLRAVPALLVRAIANLVSNAIKFSPDGAPVTVGLRKLGPYMAIEVTDQGPGIAPEAQARLFRPFSRVHAPSTDAPSGSGLGLVFVKTVAERHGGRVMLRSAPGEGATFSIWLPLRYRAG
- a CDS encoding response regulator transcription factor, translated to MRIASVEDDPAQADQIRQLLEEAGYRCTSFATGAAFLRALRDQAFDLVLMDWQLPDTSGYELVSWVRQHSGRLPPILFLTSRIDEADIVAGLSVGADDYLAKPLRPAEFIARVRALLRRAYPEAMHDDELIRQGHYVVDARRRTVAVDGQLADLSPREFDLALFLFRNIGRLMSREVIEQAVWGRAMDAGSRTLDTHVSRLRIKLALRPENGVRLSSVYSHGYRFEAAGATDATDATDA
- the pelG gene encoding exopolysaccharide Pel transporter PelG, whose product is MAGIGFELRKMLRRDSLSGMLSAYAYAGVISSGPWVLSILGILLIGMMSIGWVVPGALITQFQVSVTYLIACSLILTGPMQLSFTRFTSDRLFEKRADMVLSNYHAVALLCTGLAGAIGLACAVWAFDDQSVLYRLLMIAGFVIMSNIWIAAIFLSGMKQYKAIVWTFAVGYTITVLTALALRTHGLEGLLGGFVFGQLCLLVGMITLIYRNYTSHRFMSFEVFQRRYAYPSLVAIGLFYNLGIWIDKFMFWYAPSTGQPVIGPLHASIIYDIPVFLAYLAIIPGMAVFLVRIETDFVEYYDAFYNAVRGGSSLEHIEDMRNTMVQTIRLGLYEIVKVQAIASLLLFVVGGWLLRLLGISELYLPLLYVDVIGASLQVVLLGVLNIYFYLDRRREVLLLTGTFVVLNFALTRLTLSLGPAWYGYGFAVSLLIVVALALYLLDRKLDRLEYETYMLQ